The following are encoded together in the Tetrapisispora phaffii CBS 4417 chromosome 5, complete genome genome:
- the RTG3 gene encoding Rtg3p (similar to Saccharomyces cerevisiae RTG3 (YBL103C); ancestral locus Anc_7.438), with product MDQNLINQYLNNKQHHDKQLGAENNSSYNENTPSDDIENASYNLISDMNYMARDKTDNVHNRGLEANNANSFNLENMGGETRFLDDIFANSNGNDVSEIFNSMNHQNSISNNDRIMRSNLDQYNDNIDNIPGIETTDFLFAKEAMQPGIDLASSLGSSIHSDINSGSYQPQAFSYNGSGINTSNNSFNVNNTSNLNSMRSLSTSLRTGNYLSSSLRQPSLINPDYNNAMTPSSVNSISKFEATISPGVSGSSSAAPSSSVPNKMVSHMSAEEKRKRKREFHNAVERRRRELIKEKIKELGKLVPPSLFMYDAATGKKIKANKGTILYKTVEYLEFLKNVVEAQHYRKKKLLLKLQELNHVNETDKSLFDNSNEVKLEVDDNSMTFSTEKIIDARVTSNANPHLEKFILEADHNLYPGEASLQQPANTAQYQQYQQSQSDDFANDNLNQYLSGALIEAEDNAQLTYNVGQDGTTPADYLLEFDAI from the coding sequence ATGGATCAAAATCTgattaatcaatatttaaataataaacagCACCACGATAAGCAGTTAGGTGCAGAAAATAATTCCAGctataatgaaaatacaCCATCTGATGATATCGAGAATGCatcatataatttaataagcGACATGAATTATATGGCAAGAGATAAGACTGATAATGTTCATAACCGTGGTTTGGAAGCAAACAATGCTAACAGTTtcaatttagaaaatatggGCGGTGAAACTAGATTTTTAGATGACATTTTTGCGAATTCAAATGGTAACGACGTGAGTGAGATTTTCAATAGTATGAATCATCAAAACTCTATAAGTAATAATGATAGGATTATGAGGAGCAATCTTGATCAATATAATGACAACATCGATAATATCCCTGGAATAGAAACTACggattttttatttgccAAAGAAGCAATGCAGCCTGGAATTGACCTGGCTTCCTCATTGGGATCTAGTATCCATTCTGATATAAATTCCGGTTCCTATCAACCACAAGCATTCAGTTATAATGGTAGTGGGATTAATACTAGTAATAATAGTTTTAATGTCAATAACACATCGAATCTCAATTCCATGAGATCACTAAGCACTTCATTGAGGACTGgtaattatttatcatcatcGCTACGACAACCTAGCCTTATAAATCCAGATTATAACAACGCAATGACTCCAAGTTCTGTAAATAGCATCTCAAAATTTGAAGCAACAATATCGCCAGGTGTATCAGGGTCGTCAAGTGCAGCTCCAAGTTCAAGTGTTCCAAATAAAATGGTTTCACATATGTCTGCGGAAGAGAAACGAAAACGTAAAAGAGAATTCCATAACGCTGTTGAGAGGAGGAGGCGTGAACTTATCAAGGAGAAGATCAAAGAGTTAGGAAAATTAGTGCCACCTTCACTCTTTATGTATGATGCAGCTACTGGCaagaaaataaaagcaAATAAAGGTACAATTTTATACAAAACAGTAGAATATTTAGAATTCCTGAAAAATGTAGTCGAAGCTCAACATTACaggaaaaaaaaattgctACTCAAGTTGCAAGAGTTGAATCATGTAAATGAGACAGATAAGAGTCTGTTTGACAATTCTAATGAAGTGAAATTAGAAGTAGATGATAATTCCATGACCTTTTCTACAGAAAAAATAATCGATGCCCGAGTAACATCTAATGCTAATCCACATCTCGAAAAATTTATTCTTGAAGCTGATCATAACCTGTATCCTGGTGAAGCATCCCTACAACAACCTGCCAATACGGCTCAGTATCAACAGTATCAACAAAGTCAAAGCGATGATTTTGCGAACGACAATCTAAATCAATACTTATCGGGAGCTCTAATTGAAGCAGAAGATAATGCACAATTAACCTACAACGTGGGACAGGACGGTACTACTCCTGCTGACTATCTATTAGAATTTGATGCTATTTAA
- the SFT2 gene encoding Sft2p (similar to Saccharomyces cerevisiae SFT2 (YBL102W); ancestral locus Anc_7.437) yields MADLNPNDSGLRDSLNKWYSSRTDAAAAAAEGSVSGNVRGFFSTFSDSVNSTAQDVYSRLPLTNQDLSQTEEPSWFALSRTERLLLFIACLLGSIACFTLCIFLFPVLAIKPRKFGLLWTMGSLLFILAFGFFMGPIAYIKHLTSRERLPFTVFFFSTCFLTIYFAAFVKSSLLTMPCAVLELIAVVYYAISYFPFGRAGLSMLSSFGLSRARGALNI; encoded by the coding sequence atGGCTGATTTAAACCCTAACGATAGCGGCCTACGTGATTCTTTGAATAAGTGGTACAGCTCCCGTACCGATGCAGCAGCAGCTGCTGCCGAAGGATCTGTATCCGGTAATGTCAGAGGGTTTTTCTCTACTTTCTCAGATTCTGTCAATTCAACTGCTCAAGACGTCTATTCTCGTTTACCTTTGACTAATCAAGATTTATCACAAACAGAAGAACCTTCATGGTTTGCTCTATCAAGAACAGAAagattattattgtttataGCATGTCTATTAGGTTCTATTGCCTGCTTCACGttatgtatatttttattccCTGTGTTGGCAATTAAACCAAGAAAATTCGGTTTGTTATGGACAATGGgttcattattattcattttagCATTTGGGTTTTTCATGGGACCGATTGCATACATTAAGCATTTAACGTCAAGGGAAAGATTACCTTTCACTGTCTTCTTTTTCAGTACCTGTTTCTTAACAATTTATTTCGCTGCATTTGTTAAgtcttcattattaacCATGCCATGTGCCGTACTAGAATTAATAGCCGTTGTATATTATGctatttcatattttccATTTGGAAGAGCAGGGTTGTCAATGTTGAGTTCCTTCGGTTTAAGCAGAGCTAGAGGGGccttaaatatataa
- the TPHA0E00640 gene encoding arrestin C-terminal domain-containing protein (similar to Saccharomyces cerevisiae ECM21 (YBL101C) and CSR2 (YPR030W); ancestral locus Anc_7.436) encodes MSLNATDKSETRSGHHIKSDKRSPSMKVALSAFMGSSANSSTTSLHSHAHSSKNSGIASTYSNASLPVARRNSAHHFPVRKTSNSSSHSHNNNKTSQAPLNHPQLNNDSSADLGNTRRHSIAVFSPSPNGKSTNPFRQSSSSDSHSITLTPVHSPASTRPVSANTDSALLSKLGKTYLRDYLKARGLLEKKLIFTGDNIKISVADSGSTMFLASNPRRSDAYYARMNGYADSDAADDPYLSRNDTTLRNPASSASSGDRLNRSRASSSASGRQSINSRSNSSTDSDETVHPYNVAIIVTVKQSTQLKDIEANLFSRIRVFWKEGVPPTKSFKEEVYNYGSIKWTLNCKNYDLYIPCKVSSKDKIVNNNIKERKLEIFRNIPDKDRIYADASHSKEAIFDRLSKTETKKFHSGTYVFMLPVAFSDNVPESLYYPSARIGYRVSIATKIEKTKKDHLSSKDSHRLYSGTSTGSKDSLKEIGDIQPGVKHSSSTSLFKKVKSSLSIANDTVEHSKENHSANKIYVEYPLTIIRTPPPSSTTTANRSIYVNRTWSDALGYEISFGQKYIPLGSKVPIKLKISPLTKDIKLHRVRVNLLEKVSFVSKNYEYEFDQIDVISKDPYSPYYKNFQAMRRKCRSLSLLEIRTKEKGGHALREEIVENCFAGNLLAYDSIKDYSKKTDKERPEIGINEPIVIETNIEFPKFVDLDKKGTRNIPPYGVDSYVSVNSTDSDDVKQPLNKRHSSIRGFFTTAHSSTELKPEVNHTTDPRLLETKILTNSGKDIKLNTSVHMAKRGLYVDSYNCANISCKHKLEIMFRVSKKDDVNPTKIRNYEVVLDIPVIIVSDKCVVESMELPTYSMAIMDNPHSDLASTTKNAVDDVFPPSFEEVFSVPASPLGSPFASPTNSPRMRAMFSNDDLSDHLSLSKDVSSLNLNRTGEFVSTNPFHLNYSSNTDIASMVKSSQQFTTFDNLDDLLGSPKKDGIDENLVKSGDSDSLVAIDVPYCLYSPDKKKKLTINESQPEGLFKSDYSFKPKGSNHSLSGSDEIYHEVLGPDLKKSFTKSDPPTYDDIVSNR; translated from the coding sequence ATGTCTCTCAACGCAACTGATAAATCTGAAACGAGGTCAGGCCATCATATAAAAAGTGATAAAAGATCACCGTCAATGAAAGTAGCACTATCCGCTTTCATGGGTAGTTCTGCAAATTCAAGTACGACTTCATTACATTCGCATGCACATTCAAGCAAAAATTCTGGGATAGCAAGCACATATTCGAATGCTTCACTCCCAGTGGCTAGAAGAAATTCAGCTCATCATTTTCCAGTGAGAAAAACTAGTAATAGTAGCTCACATAgtcataataataacaaaacaaGTCAAGCCCCTTTAAATCATCCGCAATTAAATAACGATAGTTCTGCTGATTTGGGAAACACCAGAAGACATAGTATTGCAGTTTTCTCACCATCACCAAATGGTAAGTCTACAAATCCATTTAGACAGAGTAGTTCCTCTGATAGTCATTCTATAACTTTGACCCCAGTGCATTCGCCAGCTTCTACTAGGCCTGTATCAGCAAATACCGATTCAGCCTTGTTATCAAAATTAGGCAAAACATATCTAAGGGATTATTTGAAGGCAAGAGGTTTGTTagagaagaaattgatattcacaggtgataatattaagatTTCAGTGGCCGATAGTGGTAGTACAATGTTTTTAGCTTCAAATCCTCGCAGAAGTGATGCATATTATGCCAGAATGAATGGGTATGCAGATTCAGATGCCGCCGATGATCCATATTTATCAAGAAATGACACCACTCTTCGAAACCCAGCTTCAAGTGCAAGCTCAGGAGACCGCTTAAACAGATCAAGAGCATCAAGCAGTGCATCTGGAAGGCAGTCCATAAATTCAAGAAGTAATTCATCAACTGATTCCGATGAGACCGTTCACCCATATAACGTGGCCATTATTGTAACTGTTAAACAGAGTACACAATTGAAAGATATTGAAGCAAATTTGTTCTCAAGAATAAGGGTTTTTTGGAAAGAAGGTGTTCCTCCAACGAAATCTTTCAAAGAGGaagtatataattatgGTAGTATAAAATGGACATTGAATTGCAAGAACTACGATCTATATATCCCATGTAAGGTCTCCTCGAAAGATAAAATTGTgaacaataatatcaaagaaagaaaattggaaatattCAGGAATATACCAGATAAAGATAGGATTTATGCAGATGCTAGTCATTCAAAAGAAGCAATATTTGACCGACTATCCAAaacagaaacaaaaaaatttcattcGGGCACTTACGTTTTCATGTTACCTGTCGCATTTTCTGATAATGTTCCTGAATCATTATATTACCCATCTGCTCGTATTGGATACCGTGTTTCTATTGCTACTAAGATAgaaaaaactaaaaaagaTCATTTATCTTCGAAAGATTCTCATCGTCTATATTCAGGAACATCAACAGGCAGTAAAGATTCCTTGAAGGAAATTGGAGATATTCAGCCGGGTGTTAAGCATAGCAGCTCTACCTCTTTATTTAAGAAAGTGAAGAGCTCTTTAAGCATAGCAAATGACACTGTTGAACACAGTAAAGAAAATCATTCCgcaaataaaatttatgttGAATATCCATTAACTATTATCCGTACTCCTCCTCCTAGTTCTACAACGACTGCAAATAGATCAATTTATGTTAATAGAACTTGGTCAGATGCATTAGGTTATGAAATCTCGTTTGgtcaaaaatatataccaCTTGGCAGCAAGGTACCtataaagttaaaaatatcaccATTAACTAAAGACATCAAACTTCATAGAGTTAGAGTTAATCTTTTAGAAAAGGTATCCTTTGTCAGCAAGAACTATGAATATGAATTTGATCAAATTGATgtaatttcaaaagatcCATACAGCCCATACTATAAAAACTTTCAGGCAATGAGAAGAAAATGTCGCAGTCTATCACTCCTAGAAATTAGgacaaaagaaaaaggtGGACATGCATTGAGGGAAGAAATAGTTGAAAATTGTTTCGCTGGTAATTTATTAGCTTATGACTCAATTAAagattattcaaaaaagaCTGATAAGGAGAGACCCGAAATTGGAATTAATGAACCTATTGTGATTGAAACCAATATtgaatttccaaaatttgTGGATCTGGATAAAAAAGGAACTAGAAATATACCACCATATGGCGTTGACAGTTATGTTTCTGTAAACAGTACAGATAGCGATGATGTAAAACAGCCTTTAAACAAAAGACATTCAAGTATTCGTGGTTTTTTTACTACTGCGCACTCTTCAACTGAATTAAAACCAGAAGTGAATCATACCACCGATCCTAGATTACTTGAAACCAAGATCTTAACAAACTCCGgtaaagatattaaattaaataccAGCGTGCATATGGCAAAACGTGGTTTATATGTCGATAGTTACAATTGTGCTAATATCAGTTGTAAACATAAATTGGAAATTATGTTTAGAGTTAGCAAAAAAGATGATGTCAATCCTACTaaaataagaaattatGAAGTTGTATTAGACATACCTGTCATAATCGTCTCAGATAAATGTGTTGTGGAGAGCATGGAGTTACCTACTTATTCTATGGCTATAATGGATAATCCTCATTCAGATCTAGCTTCTACTACTAAAAATGCCGTAGATGATGTTTTTCCTCCAAGTTTTGAAGAAGTGTTTTCTGTTCCTGCATCTCCATTGGGTTCGCCTTTCGCTTCGCCAACAAATTCTCCAAGAATGAGAGCAATGTTTTCTAATGATGACCTTTCTGACcatttatcattatctaaGGATGTTTCATCACTGAATCTCAACAGAACTGGTGAGTTTGTCTCAACTAATCCTTTccatttgaattattcCAGTAATACAGATATTGCATCTATGGTAAAGTCGTCCCAACAATTCACCACTTTTGATAATCTGGATGACCTTCTAGGAAGTCCTAAAAAGGATGGCattgatgaaaatttaGTTAAAAGCGGTGACAGTGATAGCTTAGTCGCAATAGATGTTCCTTATTGTTTGTATAGTCCGgacaagaaaaagaaattaacGATAAATGAAAGTCAACCTGAAGGTCTTTTCAAAAGTGATTACAGTTTTAAGCCTAAAGGTTCAAATCACAGTCTAAGTGGTAGTGATGAGATTTATCATGAAGTGCTGGGGCCtgatttaaagaaatcGTTCACAAAATCTGATCCGCCTACTTATGACGATATTGTAAGCAACAGGTGA
- the ATH1 gene encoding alpha,alpha-trehalase ATH1 (similar to Saccharomyces cerevisiae ATH1 (YPR026W); ancestral locus Anc_7.433) yields the protein MFFDNVYSQRKEKDLVLLIWFQRIFIIMLLIIFLIFNCFITVQSIHINSFFNNKFLRHFSTRNNKLIYASPIAQSNLSILSVGEEISQVATARKTSKKLYDLLINYEDSYYDDENMVLGTDVITKNTYTRQPYVANGYIGSRIPNIGFGYALDEYSIWNPDVTDNPELFNNGWPLRNRRYAGSFVSDFYSLQKKLNSTNFPEIDDIGYSNVISSIPEWTNIKLTVIDENDRSFNFNPQDISVNDITNYHQNLSMQNGMVTTDLNWLNNTLHINSTMFTHRKLYPLGLLEIDITLNREYLPTDFATYNISVFDILDFNTSHRTFLRDMGPSYDSSKMQGIFMVVEPENVPYTNCVIFSTTEIEQLDITGSVHRNITLDDYVIDGMNSSISQVAKDITLSTEFPKLKIYKYSSIISSNYDGCKNNTYQDNLNEAKHLALNSRGNFQNLADSNTQAWVDLYDNAFIEIPSDSVLELAARSSLFHLMSNARLHNISEDRGLPLPVSGLSSDSYGGLVFWDADVWMQPAILPFFPDVAKNINNYRNATHKQAQLNAKQYGYNGAWYPWTSGGFSNCTSTGPCIDYEYHINVDIALATFSIYMNGADGIDDTYLKYTVWPIVRDAAIAFTEYVQYDKQLDVYETFNLTDPDEFANHVNNGAFTNAGIKILMKWAVDIGNHLEEKVDPIWKAINEKIVIPKTSSNITLEYSGMNSTAEIKQADVPLLVYPLGYITDESILNNAIRDLYYYSEHQAHTGPAMTYPVFVAAAAGLLNHGSSSQSYLYKSILPYLRGPFAQFSEQSDDNFLENGGLHPAYPFLTANGGFLQSILFGLTGIRYSYKVDSDTNKIARLLKFNPIKLKLLPGGLKIRNFKYMGQVLDIIIDDYNGTIIHKSGNKTITIQIPDRSSIRDQDINPYRGKNKTKEDNRILSKRKSNIYELKPNENFTIPLFVTELNAPGNIVESKQITNLTEGVAGDVAMSAVDGNNYTHWQPVNKAETARLLIDLGPGNEQTITGGMFLWGQRPAKNVSISVLPHSQATEQLFQNITYFAEHFEFPNRERTILQLIQEVDNITEPEVCQIFSSDGVCDAGFTQLLNWKSKDIDELIQQFPNTPGIRENFITIVDNLSVLPSEPYYPEYYEQALIEILPSNKTKFSVDYSKVEYYKKSEVFEQSQWPKTRFIIVSIQDTYDKDLDPKGSTIKEIILYS from the coding sequence ATGttttttgataatgttTATTCTCAAAGGAAAGAGAAGGATCTGGTCCTACTTATTTGGTTCcaaagaatttttattattatgctactcatcatttttttaatcttCAACTGTTTCATCACTGTTCAATCGATTCATATCAACTCCTTTTTTAACAATAAGTTTTTACGTCATTTCAGCACAAGGAATAATAAGTTAATTTATGCTTCACCTATCGCACAATCAAATTTAAGTATACTTTCAGTAGGTGAAGAGATAAGTCAAGTTGCAACTGCAAGAAAGACTTCTAAGAAATTATACGatcttctaataaattatgaAGATTCGTattatgatgatgaaaatatgGTTTTGGGAACAGATGTAATCACTAAAAATACCTATACAAGACAACCTTACGTAGCAAATGGTTATATTGGTTCACGAATCCCAAATATCGGATTTGGTTACGCTTTGGATGAGTATAGTATTTGGAATCCTGATGTTACTGACAATCCggaattgtttaataatggTTGGCCATTAAGAAATAGAAGATATGCAGGCTCATTCGTTTCAGATTTTTACTCACTACAAAAGAAACTTAACTCTACAAATTTCCCAGAAATTGATGACATTGGTTACTCTAATgttatttcttcaattccAGAATGgacaaatattaaattaacaGTAATTGACGAAAATGATAGgtcttttaattttaaccCACAAGACATATCTGTTAATGATATCACAAACtatcatcaaaatttatcaatgcAAAATGGAATGGTCACTACAGATTTAAATTGGCTAAATAATACGTTGCACATCAATTCAACCATGTTTACTCACAGGAAATTGTACCCATTGGGTCTACTAGAGATTGATATTACATTAAATCGTGAATACTTACCAACAGATTTCGCAACTTATAACATCAGTGTCTTTGATATACTAGATTTCAATACTTCCCATAGAACATTCTTAAGAGATATGGGTCCAAGTTATGATAGCTCCAAAATGCAAGGCATCTTTATGGTTGTGGAACCAGAAAATGTGCCATACACAAATTGCGTCATATTTTCAACGACAGAAATAGAACAACTGGACATAACGGGTTCAGTCCATAGAAATATAACACTGGATGATTACGTCATTGATGGAATGAATTCTTCCATATCACAGGTTGCAAAAGATATTACTCTTTCAACTGAATTCccaaaattaaagatttataaatattccTCCATTATTTCAAGTAATTATGACGGTTGTAAAAACAACACATATCAAGACAATTTGAATGAGGCCAAACATTTAGCATTGAATTCAAGAGGTAACTTCCAAAATCTAGCTGACTCAAACACACAAGCTTGGGTAGATCTATATGACAATGcttttattgaaattccATCCGACTCTGTTCTAGAACTAGCCGCTAGATCCTCGCTTTTTCATCTTATGTCAAATGCAAGATTACATAATATCTCCGAAGACAGAGGTTTGCCGCTACCAGTATCGGGACTATCATCTGATTCATACGGTGGATTGGTATTTTGGGATGCTGATGTGTGGATGCAGCCTGCCATCCTACCTTTTTTCCCTGATGTTGCTAAAAACATCAATAATTATAGGAATGCCACCCATAAGCAGGCACAATTAAATGCTAAACAATACGGCTATAATGGTGCCTGGTATCCTTGGACGTCAGGTGGATTTTCGAATTGTACATCGACGGGGCCATGTATTGACTATGAATATCATATTAATGTGGATATCGCATTGGCAACattttctatttatatGAATGGAGCAGATGGTATTGATGACACCTATTTAAAGTATACAGTATGGCCCATCGTTCGGGATGCAGCCATAGCCTTCACCGAATATGTACAGTACGATAAACAACTAGATGTCTATGAAACATTTAATCTGACTGATCCCGACGAATTTGCTAATCATGTTAATAATGGTGCATTTACTAATGCAGGTATTAagattttgatgaaatgGGCAGTGGATATTGGAAATCatttagaagaaaaagttGATCCAATATGGAAAGctataaatgaaaagatAGTGATCCCTAAAACGTCATCTAATATCACATTAGAATATTCTGGCATGAATAGTACAGCAGAAATAAAACAGGCAGACGTGCCCTTACTGGTTTACCCATTGGGTTATATCACTGACGAAtcaattttaaacaatGCTATAAGAGACTTATATTACTATTCTGAGCATCAAGCACATACAGGACCAGCAATGACATACCCGGTATTTGtggcagcagcagcaggTCTACTAAATCACGGTTCATCTTCCCAAAgctatttatataaatccATTTTACCCTATTTAAGAGGTCCCTTTGCACAATTCAGTGAGCAATCTGACGATAACTTTTTAGAAAATGGTGGCCTTCATCCAGCTTATCCATTCTTAACGGCAAACGGAGGCTTTTTACAAAGCATACTATTTGGTTTGACGGGAATTAGGTATTCATATAAAGTGGATTCTgatacaaataaaatagcacgtttattgaaatttaacCCGattaaattgaaattattaccAGGAGGACTAAAAATCAGgaactttaaatatatggGGCAAGTTTTAGATATAATTATTGATGATTATAATGGTACTATAATCCATAAATCAGGAAATAAGACAATAACGATACAGATACCTGACAGGAGTAGTATAAGAGATCAGGATATCAACCCTTATAGGggaaaaaataaaacaaaagaagaCAACCGCATTCTTTCTAAACGTAAGAGTAATATTTATGAACTTAAaccaaatgaaaattttacGATACCTTTATTTGTGACAGAACTTAATGCACCAGGCAATATAGTTGAGAGCAAACAGATTACCAATTTAACGGAAGGTGTTGCTGGAGATGTTGCTATGTCTGCGGTTGATGGTAATAATTATACTCACTGGCAACCAGTAAATAAAGCAGAGACAGCAAGGTTATTGATAGATCTTGGACCCGGAAATGAACAAACAATAACAGGAGGCATGTTTCTGTGGGGCCAAAGACCTGCAAAGAACGTATCTATCTCAGTATTACCTCATAGTCAGGCAACAGAGCAGTTATTCCAAAATATTACTTACTTTGCGGaacattttgaatttcCAAACCGAGAACGCACAATATTACAACTGATTCAAGaagttgataatattaCGGAACCTGAAGTTTGTCAAATTTTTAGCTCCGATGGTGTTTGTGACGCTGGTTTTAcacaattattaaattggaaaagtaaagatattgatgaattgaTTCAACAATTTCCTAACACGCCTGGGATAAGGGAGAATTTTATCACAATTGTTGACAATTTATCAGTATTACCGTCGGAACCTTACTACCCCGAGTATTATGAACAAGCcttaattgaaattttaccCAGCAATAAAACCAAATTTTCAGTTGACTACAGTAAAGTTGAATATTACAAGAAAAGCGAAGTATTTGAACAATCGCAGTGGCCGAAAACTAGATTTATAATTGTTAGCATTCAAGACACATATGATAAGGATTTAGACCCTAAAGGCAGTacaattaaagaaattatacTTTATAGTTGA